The following proteins are co-located in the Calliphora vicina chromosome 2, idCalVici1.1, whole genome shotgun sequence genome:
- the Cf2 gene encoding chorion transcription factor Cf2 isoform X2 codes for MDALKTSFLPNLSMDPAIVATSHFCPMCGQQFEGPQQATEHMHLCHGGLSVVAGVGGGSILLAPHHVATSVSDSMKIDFPCHSCDDKFSSEQDLDDHHRLVHQAPAFLARCPACSFYGISAAALQEANEYKCLHCGSVCTASALAASQPGYEPQTPDNMPSMAPQDMKLPNHDLIQRQYQQQVALAQQQQQQQQQQQQQQQQQHQQQTHHQDDRHEDVELKVPPLTVKLNKSVNGTATVMHPHVIIKTEPTNGDGIEGSPTSVPVYTIQQTSAAATSVVVSAAHAAAAVLSNSGVINNTNSTTTTALVGGVNKVRHKCPDCPKTFKTPGTLAMHRKVHTGEADLTPKERPYTCSYCGKSFTQSNTLKQHTRIHTGEKPFRCGYCGRAFTVKDYLNKHLTTHTGEKPFQCTYCEKAFSVKDYLTKHIRTHTGEKPYTCPYCEKRFTQRSALTVHTTKLHPL; via the exons ATGGACGCACTGAAGACATCATTTTTGCCGAATCTGAGCATGGATCCCGCCATTGTAGCCACCTCCCACTTCTGTCCAATGTGTGGCCAACAATTCGAAGGACCACAGCAGGCCACTGAACACATGCATCTCTGTCATGGTGGCCTCAGTGTGGTAGCCGGTGTGGGTGGTGGTAGCATATTATTGGCGCCACATCATGTTGCTACCAGCGTGTCCGATTCAATGAAAATTGATTTTCCCTGCCACAGTTGTGATGACAAATTCTCTTCGGAGCAGGATCTGGACGATCACCATCGACTGGTGCATCAGGCGCCAGCTTTTTTGGCCCGTTGTCCTGCTTGCAGCTTTTATGGCATCTCTGCTGCAGCCTTGCAGGAAGCCAACGAATACAAGTGTCTACATTGTGGTTCAGTGTGTACAGCCTCCGCTTTAGCAGCTAGTCAACCAGGCTATGAGCCTCAAACACCCGATAATATGCCATCGATGGCGCCGCAAGATATGAAATTGCCAAATCACGACTTGATCCAGCGGCAATATCAACAGCAGGTGGCCCTGgctcaacaacagcaacaacaacagcagcagcaacaacaacaacagcagcaacaacatcagcagcaaACCCACCATCAGGATGACAGACATGAAGATGTCGAATTGAAAGTACCGCCTCTAACAGTTAAACTGAATAAAAGTGTGAATGGTACTGCAACTGTGATGCACCCGCATGTGATAATCAAAACAGAACCGACCAATGGGGATGGCATCGAAGGTTCGCCCACCTCGGTGCCCGTCTACACCATCCAGCAAACATCGGCTGCTGCGACTAGCGTAGTTGTTAGTGCAGCCCATGCCGCTGCTGCCGTCCTATCAAACAGTGGCGTTATTAACAATACCAACTCGACCACTACAACCGCATTGGTGGGTGGAGTGAATAAAGTACGTCACAAGTGTCCCGATTGCCCGAAGACCTTTAAAACACCCGGCACCTTGGCTATGCACCGTAAGGTGCATACCGGAGAAGCAGa cCTTACGCCGAAAGAACGCCCCTACACATGCTCATATTGCGGCAAGTCTTTTACACAATCGAACACATTAAAGCAGCACACGCGCATACACACAGGTGAGAAACCCTTTAGATGTGGCTATTGTGGCAGGGCGTTCACAGTCAAGGACTACTTGAACAAACATTTAACAACTCACACGG GTGAGAAACCTTTTCAATGCACCTACTGCGAAAAGGCGTTTAGTGTTAAAGATTATTTAACCAAACATATACGCACACACACCGGTGAAAAGCCCTACACATGTCCCTACTGTGAAAAACGATTTACGCAACGCAGTGCTCTAACCGTACACACCACCAAACTGCATCCCCTCTAG
- the Cf2 gene encoding chorion transcription factor Cf2 isoform X3 translates to MLKSPSNAQEIRLPRPEHSRAQSPATMDALKTSFLPNLSMDPAIVATSHFCPMCGQQFEGPQQATEHMHLCHGGLSVVAGVGGGSILLAPHHVATSVSDSMKIDFPCHSCDDKFSSEQDLDDHHRLVHQAPAFLARCPACSFYGISAAALQEANEYKCLHCGSVCTASALAASQPGYEPQTPDNMPSMAPQDMKLPNHDLIQRQYQQQVALAQQQQQQQQQQQQQQQQQHQQQTHHQDDRHEDVELKVPPLTVKLNKSVNGTATVMHPHVIIKTEPTNGDGIEGSPTSVPVYTIQQTSAAATSVVVSAAHAAAAVLSNSGVINNTNSTTTTALVGGVNKVRHKCPDCPKTFKTPGTLAMHRKVHTGEADLTPKERPYTCSYCGKSFTQSNTLKQHTRIHTGEKPFQCTYCEKAFSVKDYLTKHIRTHTGEKPYTCPYCEKRFTQRSALTVHTTKLHPL, encoded by the exons ATGCTAAAATCTCCTTCCAATGCCCAGGAAATACGCTTACCACGACCAGAGCATAGTCGAGCCCAGTCGCCCGCCACCATGGACGCACTGAAGACATCATTTTTGCCGAATCTGAGCATGGATCCCGCCATTGTAGCCACCTCCCACTTCTGTCCAATGTGTGGCCAACAATTCGAAGGACCACAGCAGGCCACTGAACACATGCATCTCTGTCATGGTGGCCTCAGTGTGGTAGCCGGTGTGGGTGGTGGTAGCATATTATTGGCGCCACATCATGTTGCTACCAGCGTGTCCGATTCAATGAAAATTGATTTTCCCTGCCACAGTTGTGATGACAAATTCTCTTCGGAGCAGGATCTGGACGATCACCATCGACTGGTGCATCAGGCGCCAGCTTTTTTGGCCCGTTGTCCTGCTTGCAGCTTTTATGGCATCTCTGCTGCAGCCTTGCAGGAAGCCAACGAATACAAGTGTCTACATTGTGGTTCAGTGTGTACAGCCTCCGCTTTAGCAGCTAGTCAACCAGGCTATGAGCCTCAAACACCCGATAATATGCCATCGATGGCGCCGCAAGATATGAAATTGCCAAATCACGACTTGATCCAGCGGCAATATCAACAGCAGGTGGCCCTGgctcaacaacagcaacaacaacagcagcagcaacaacaacaacagcagcaacaacatcagcagcaaACCCACCATCAGGATGACAGACATGAAGATGTCGAATTGAAAGTACCGCCTCTAACAGTTAAACTGAATAAAAGTGTGAATGGTACTGCAACTGTGATGCACCCGCATGTGATAATCAAAACAGAACCGACCAATGGGGATGGCATCGAAGGTTCGCCCACCTCGGTGCCCGTCTACACCATCCAGCAAACATCGGCTGCTGCGACTAGCGTAGTTGTTAGTGCAGCCCATGCCGCTGCTGCCGTCCTATCAAACAGTGGCGTTATTAACAATACCAACTCGACCACTACAACCGCATTGGTGGGTGGAGTGAATAAAGTACGTCACAAGTGTCCCGATTGCCCGAAGACCTTTAAAACACCCGGCACCTTGGCTATGCACCGTAAGGTGCATACCGGAGAAGCAGa cCTTACGCCGAAAGAACGCCCCTACACATGCTCATATTGCGGCAAGTCTTTTACACAATCGAACACATTAAAGCAGCACACGCGCATACACACAG GTGAGAAACCTTTTCAATGCACCTACTGCGAAAAGGCGTTTAGTGTTAAAGATTATTTAACCAAACATATACGCACACACACCGGTGAAAAGCCCTACACATGTCCCTACTGTGAAAAACGATTTACGCAACGCAGTGCTCTAACCGTACACACCACCAAACTGCATCCCCTCTAG
- the Cf2 gene encoding chorion transcription factor Cf2 isoform X1 has translation MLKSPSNAQEIRLPRPEHSRAQSPATMDALKTSFLPNLSMDPAIVATSHFCPMCGQQFEGPQQATEHMHLCHGGLSVVAGVGGGSILLAPHHVATSVSDSMKIDFPCHSCDDKFSSEQDLDDHHRLVHQAPAFLARCPACSFYGISAAALQEANEYKCLHCGSVCTASALAASQPGYEPQTPDNMPSMAPQDMKLPNHDLIQRQYQQQVALAQQQQQQQQQQQQQQQQQHQQQTHHQDDRHEDVELKVPPLTVKLNKSVNGTATVMHPHVIIKTEPTNGDGIEGSPTSVPVYTIQQTSAAATSVVVSAAHAAAAVLSNSGVINNTNSTTTTALVGGVNKVRHKCPDCPKTFKTPGTLAMHRKVHTGEADLTPKERPYTCSYCGKSFTQSNTLKQHTRIHTGEKPFRCGYCGRAFTVKDYLNKHLTTHTGEKPFQCTYCEKAFSVKDYLTKHIRTHTGEKPYTCPYCEKRFTQRSALTVHTTKLHPL, from the exons ATGCTAAAATCTCCTTCCAATGCCCAGGAAATACGCTTACCACGACCAGAGCATAGTCGAGCCCAGTCGCCCGCCACCATGGACGCACTGAAGACATCATTTTTGCCGAATCTGAGCATGGATCCCGCCATTGTAGCCACCTCCCACTTCTGTCCAATGTGTGGCCAACAATTCGAAGGACCACAGCAGGCCACTGAACACATGCATCTCTGTCATGGTGGCCTCAGTGTGGTAGCCGGTGTGGGTGGTGGTAGCATATTATTGGCGCCACATCATGTTGCTACCAGCGTGTCCGATTCAATGAAAATTGATTTTCCCTGCCACAGTTGTGATGACAAATTCTCTTCGGAGCAGGATCTGGACGATCACCATCGACTGGTGCATCAGGCGCCAGCTTTTTTGGCCCGTTGTCCTGCTTGCAGCTTTTATGGCATCTCTGCTGCAGCCTTGCAGGAAGCCAACGAATACAAGTGTCTACATTGTGGTTCAGTGTGTACAGCCTCCGCTTTAGCAGCTAGTCAACCAGGCTATGAGCCTCAAACACCCGATAATATGCCATCGATGGCGCCGCAAGATATGAAATTGCCAAATCACGACTTGATCCAGCGGCAATATCAACAGCAGGTGGCCCTGgctcaacaacagcaacaacaacagcagcagcaacaacaacaacagcagcaacaacatcagcagcaaACCCACCATCAGGATGACAGACATGAAGATGTCGAATTGAAAGTACCGCCTCTAACAGTTAAACTGAATAAAAGTGTGAATGGTACTGCAACTGTGATGCACCCGCATGTGATAATCAAAACAGAACCGACCAATGGGGATGGCATCGAAGGTTCGCCCACCTCGGTGCCCGTCTACACCATCCAGCAAACATCGGCTGCTGCGACTAGCGTAGTTGTTAGTGCAGCCCATGCCGCTGCTGCCGTCCTATCAAACAGTGGCGTTATTAACAATACCAACTCGACCACTACAACCGCATTGGTGGGTGGAGTGAATAAAGTACGTCACAAGTGTCCCGATTGCCCGAAGACCTTTAAAACACCCGGCACCTTGGCTATGCACCGTAAGGTGCATACCGGAGAAGCAGa cCTTACGCCGAAAGAACGCCCCTACACATGCTCATATTGCGGCAAGTCTTTTACACAATCGAACACATTAAAGCAGCACACGCGCATACACACAGGTGAGAAACCCTTTAGATGTGGCTATTGTGGCAGGGCGTTCACAGTCAAGGACTACTTGAACAAACATTTAACAACTCACACGG GTGAGAAACCTTTTCAATGCACCTACTGCGAAAAGGCGTTTAGTGTTAAAGATTATTTAACCAAACATATACGCACACACACCGGTGAAAAGCCCTACACATGTCCCTACTGTGAAAAACGATTTACGCAACGCAGTGCTCTAACCGTACACACCACCAAACTGCATCCCCTCTAG